A genomic window from Zingiber officinale chloroplast, complete genome includes:
- the ndhK gene encoding NADH-plastoquinone oxidoreductase subunit K — MVLTKYSYNQNKKEGKDYIETVMNLIEFTLLDKITTNSVISTTLNDLSNWSRLSSLWPLLYGTSCCFIEFASLIGSRFDFDRYGLVPRSSPRQADLILTAGTVTMKMAPSLVRLYEQMPEPKYVIAMGACTITGGMFSTDSYSTVRGVDKLIPVDVYLPGCPPKPEAVIDAITKLRKKISREILEDRTVSQQENRCFTTNHKFYVRRSIHTGNYDQELLYKSASTSEIPSKTFFQSKSSVSPPELVNQER; from the coding sequence ATGGTCTTAACTAAATATTCATACAATCAAAATAAAAAGGAAGGAAAAGATTACATTGAGACAGTTATGAATTTGATTGAGTTTACCTTACTTGACAAAATAACTACCAATTCAGTTATTTCAACTACATTGAATGATCTTTCGAATTGGTCAAGACTTTCCAGTTTATGGCCACTTCTCTATGGTACCAGTTGTTGTTTCATTGAATTTGCTTCATTAATAGGCTCGCGATTCGACTTTGATCGTTATGGATTGGTACCAAGATCGAGTCCTAGGCAAGCAGACCTAATTTTAACAGCCGGCACAGTAACAATGAAAATGGCTCCTTCTTTAGTAAGATTATATGAGCAAATGCCTGAACCAAAATATGTCATTGCTATGGGAGCCTGTACTATTACAGGAGGTATGTTCAGTACTGATTCTTATAGTACTGTTCGTGGAGTCGATAAGCTAATTCCTGTCGATGTCTATTTGCCGGGCTGCCCACCTAAACCAGAGGCTGTTATAGATGCTATAACGAAACTTCGTAAGAAGATATCTAGAGAAATCCTTGAAGATAGAACTGTGTCTCAACAGGAAAATCGATGTTTTACTACCAATCATAAGTTTTATGTTCGGCGTAGTATTCATACTGGAAATTATGATCAAGAATTGCTCTATAAATCCGCATCTACTTCAGAGATACCTTCTAAAACATTTTTTCAATCCAAAAGTTCAGTATCTCCCCCCGAATTAGTGAATCAGGAAAGGTAA
- the psbC gene encoding photosystem II CP43 chlorophyll apoprotein, translated as MKTLYSLRRFYHVETLFNGTLTLAGRDQETTGFAWWAGNARLINLSGKLLGAHVAHAGLIVFWAGAMNLFEVSHFVPEKPMYEQGLILLPHLATLGWGVGPGGEVIDTFPYFVSGVLHLISSAVLGFGGIYHALLGPETLEESFPFFGYVWKDRNKMTTILGIHLILLGLGAFLLVLKALYFGGIYDTWAPGGGDVRKITNLTLSPSVIFGYLLKSPFGGEGWIVSVDDLEDIIGGHVWLGAICILGGIWHILTKPFAWARRAFVWSGEAYLSYSLGALSIFGFTACCFVWFNNTAYPSEFYGPTGPEASQAQAFTFLVRDQRLGANVGSAQGPTGLGKYLMRSPTGEIIFGGETMRFWDLRAPWLEPLRGPNGLDLSRLKKDIQPWQERRSAEYMTHAPLGSLNSVGGVATEINAVNYVSPRSWLATSHFVLGFFFFVGHLWHAGRARAAAAGFEKGIDRDLEPVLSMTPLR; from the coding sequence ATGAAAACCTTATATTCCCTGAGGAGGTTCTACCACGTGGAAACGCTCTTTAATGGAACTTTAACTTTAGCTGGTCGTGACCAAGAAACCACAGGTTTCGCTTGGTGGGCCGGGAATGCTAGACTTATTAATTTGTCCGGTAAACTACTTGGAGCTCACGTAGCCCATGCCGGATTAATCGTATTTTGGGCCGGAGCAATGAACCTATTTGAAGTTTCTCATTTCGTACCAGAGAAACCCATGTATGAACAAGGATTGATTTTACTTCCACACCTAGCTACTCTAGGTTGGGGGGTAGGTCCGGGGGGAGAGGTTATAGACACCTTTCCATACTTCGTATCTGGAGTACTTCACTTAATTTCCTCTGCAGTCTTAGGCTTTGGTGGTATTTATCATGCGCTTCTTGGGCCCGAGACTCTTGAAGAATCTTTTCCATTCTTCGGTTATGTATGGAAAGATCGAAATAAAATGACTACCATTTTGGGTATTCATTTAATTTTGTTAGGTCTAGGTGCTTTTCTTCTAGTACTCAAGGCTCTTTATTTTGGGGGCATATATGATACCTGGGCCCCTGGGGGGGGAGATGTAAGAAAAATTACGAACTTGACCCTTAGTCCAAGTGTCATATTTGGTTATTTACTGAAATCTCCTTTTGGAGGAGAAGGGTGGATTGTTAGTGTAGATGATTTAGAAGATATAATTGGGGGACATGTATGGTTAGGTGCCATTTGTATACTTGGTGGAATTTGGCATATCTTAACCAAACCCTTTGCATGGGCTCGCCGTGCATTTGTATGGTCTGGAGAGGCTTACTTGTCTTATAGTTTAGGTGCTTTATCTATCTTTGGTTTCACCGCTTGTTGTTTTGTCTGGTTTAATAATACCGCTTATCCTAGTGAGTTTTACGGGCCTACTGGGCCCGAGGCTTCTCAAGCTCAAGCATTTACCTTTCTAGTTAGAGACCAACGTCTTGGAGCTAACGTGGGATCCGCCCAAGGACCTACGGGTTTAGGTAAATATCTAATGCGTTCCCCCACCGGAGAGATTATTTTTGGAGGAGAAACTATGCGTTTTTGGGATCTTCGTGCTCCTTGGTTAGAACCTTTAAGGGGTCCGAATGGTTTGGACCTGAGTAGGTTGAAAAAAGACATACAACCTTGGCAAGAACGACGTTCGGCGGAATATATGACTCATGCTCCTTTAGGTTCTTTAAACTCCGTGGGTGGCGTAGCTACGGAGATCAATGCAGTCAATTATGTCTCTCCTAGAAGTTGGTTGGCAACTTCCCATTTTGTTCTAGGATTCTTCTTTTTTGTGGGGCATTTGTGGCATGCAGGAAGGGCCCGTGCAGCTGCAGCAGGCTTTGAAAAAGGAATTGATCGTGATTTGGAACCTGTTCTTTCCATGACCCCTCTTCGTTGA
- the rps4 gene encoding ribosomal protein S4: protein MSRYRGPRFKKIRRLGTLPGLTSKRPSSRSDPKNQLRSGKRSQYRIRLEEKQKLRFHYGLTERQLLKYVHIAGKAKGSTGQVLLQLLEMRLDNILFRLGIASTIPGARQLVNHRHILVNGGIVDIPSYRCKPRDIITTKDKQRSKTLIKNYISLSPHEELPKHLTFDSFQYKGVVNQIVDSKWIGLKINELLVVEYYSRQT, encoded by the coding sequence ATGTCTCGTTACCGAGGACCTCGTTTCAAAAAAATACGTCGTCTGGGGACTTTACCAGGACTAACTAGTAAAAGACCTAGTTCCAGAAGTGATCCTAAAAACCAATTGCGTTCTGGTAAAAGATCGCAATATCGTATTCGTCTAGAAGAAAAACAGAAATTGCGGTTTCATTATGGTCTGACAGAGCGACAATTACTTAAATATGTGCATATTGCTGGAAAAGCCAAAGGGTCAACAGGTCAGGTTTTACTACAATTACTTGAGATGCGTTTGGATAATATCCTTTTCCGATTGGGTATAGCTTCGACGATTCCTGGAGCCAGGCAATTAGTTAACCATAGACATATTTTAGTTAATGGTGGTATAGTGGATATACCAAGTTATCGTTGTAAACCGAGAGATATTATTACTACGAAGGATAAACAAAGATCGAAAACTCTGATTAAAAATTATATTTCTTTATCCCCTCACGAGGAATTGCCAAAACATTTGACTTTTGACTCATTCCAATATAAAGGAGTAGTAAATCAAATAGTAGATAGTAAATGGATTGGTTTGAAAATAAATGAGTTGTTAGTCGTAGAATATTATTCCCGTCAGACTTGA
- the psbD gene encoding photosystem II protein D2, producing the protein MTIAIGKFTKEENDLFDIMDDWLRRDRFVFVGWSGLLLFPCAYFALGGWFTGTTFVTSWYTHGLASSYLEGCNFLTAAVSTPANSLAHSLLLLWGPEAQGNFTRWCQLGGLWTFVALHGAFGLIGFMLRQFELARSVQLRPYNAIAFSGPIAVFVSVFLIYPLGQSGWFFAPSFGVAAIFRFILFFQGFHNWTLNPFHMMGVAGVLGAALLCAIHGATVENTLFEDGDGANTFRAFNPTQAEETYSMVTANRFWSQIFGVAFSNKRWLHFFMLFVPVTGLWMSAIGVVGLALNLRAYDFVSQEIRAAEDPEFETFYTKNILLNEGIRAWMAAQDQPHENLIFPEEVLPRGNAL; encoded by the coding sequence ATGACTATAGCCATTGGTAAATTTACCAAAGAAGAAAATGATCTATTTGATATTATGGATGATTGGTTACGCAGAGACCGTTTCGTTTTTGTAGGTTGGTCCGGCCTATTGCTCTTTCCTTGTGCTTATTTTGCTTTAGGAGGTTGGTTTACAGGTACAACTTTTGTAACTTCATGGTATACTCACGGATTGGCAAGTTCCTATTTGGAAGGTTGCAATTTCTTAACCGCTGCAGTTTCCACTCCTGCGAATAGTTTAGCACATTCTTTGTTGCTACTATGGGGTCCTGAAGCACAAGGAAATTTTACTCGTTGGTGTCAATTAGGTGGTCTGTGGACTTTTGTTGCTCTTCATGGTGCTTTCGGACTAATAGGTTTCATGTTACGTCAATTCGAACTTGCTCGATCTGTTCAATTGCGGCCTTATAATGCAATCGCATTTTCTGGTCCAATTGCTGTTTTTGTTTCCGTATTCTTGATTTATCCACTGGGTCAATCTGGTTGGTTCTTTGCACCAAGTTTTGGCGTAGCAGCTATATTTAGATTCATCCTCTTTTTCCAAGGGTTTCATAATTGGACGTTAAATCCATTTCATATGATGGGAGTTGCCGGAGTATTAGGCGCTGCTCTGCTATGCGCTATTCATGGTGCTACCGTAGAAAATACTTTATTCGAAGATGGTGATGGTGCAAATACATTTCGTGCTTTTAACCCAACTCAAGCCGAAGAGACTTATTCAATGGTTACTGCTAATCGTTTTTGGTCCCAAATCTTCGGGGTTGCTTTTTCTAATAAACGTTGGTTACATTTCTTTATGCTATTTGTACCCGTAACTGGTTTATGGATGAGTGCTATTGGGGTAGTTGGTCTGGCTCTGAATCTACGTGCCTATGATTTCGTTTCCCAAGAAATACGTGCAGCGGAAGATCCTGAATTTGAAACTTTCTACACCAAAAATATTCTCTTAAACGAAGGTATTCGTGCTTGGATGGCGGCTCAGGATCAGCCTCATGAAAACCTTATATTCCCTGAGGAGGTTCTACCACGTGGAAACGCTCTTTAA
- the psaB gene encoding photosystem I P700 apoprotein A2, with translation MALRFPRFSQGLAQDPTTRRIWFGIATAHDFESHDDITEERLYQNIFASHFGQLAIIFLWTSGNLFHVAWQGNFESWIQDPLHVRPIAHAIWDPHFGQPAVEAFTRGGATGPVNIAYSGVYQWWYTIGLRTNEDLYTGALFLLFLSAISLIAGWLHLQPKWKPSVSWFKNAESRLNHHLSGLFGVSSLAWTGHLVHVAIPGSRGQYVRWNNFLDVLPHPQGLGPLFTGQWNLYAQNPDSSSHLFSTSQGAGTAILTLLGGFHPQTQSLWLTDIAHHHLAIAILFLIAGHMYRTNFGIGHSIKDLLEAHIPPGGRLGRGHKGLYDTINNSLHFQLGLALASLGVITSLVAQHMYSLPAYAFIAQDFTTQAALYTHHQYIAGFIMTGAFAHGAIFFIRDYNPEQNEDNVLARMLDHKEAIISHLSWASLFLGFHTLGLYVHNDVMLAFGTPEKQILIEPIFAQWIQSAHGKTSYGFDVLLSSTNGPAFNAGRSIWLPGWLNAVNENSNSLFLTIGPGDFLVHHAIALGLHTTTLILVKGALDARGSKLMPDKKDFGYSFPCDGPGRGGTCDISAWDAFYLAVFWMLNTIGWVTFYWHWKHITLWQGNVSQFNESSTYLMGWLRDYLWLNSSQLINGYNPFGMNSLSVWAWMFLFGHLVWATGFMFLISWRGYWQELIETLAWAHERTPLANLIRWRDKPVALSIVQARLVGLAHFSVGYIFTYAAFLIASTSGKFG, from the coding sequence ATGGCATTAAGATTTCCGAGGTTTAGCCAAGGCTTAGCTCAGGACCCCACCACTCGTCGTATTTGGTTTGGTATTGCTACCGCACATGACTTCGAGAGTCATGATGATATTACTGAGGAACGTCTTTATCAGAATATTTTTGCTTCTCACTTTGGTCAGTTAGCAATAATTTTTCTGTGGACGTCCGGAAATCTCTTTCATGTAGCTTGGCAAGGAAATTTTGAGTCATGGATACAAGACCCTTTACATGTAAGACCCATTGCTCATGCAATTTGGGATCCTCATTTTGGTCAACCGGCTGTGGAAGCTTTTACTCGAGGAGGTGCTACTGGTCCAGTGAATATCGCTTATTCCGGTGTTTATCAGTGGTGGTATACAATCGGATTACGCACTAATGAAGATCTTTATACTGGAGCTCTTTTTCTATTATTTCTTTCTGCTATATCTTTAATAGCGGGTTGGTTACACCTACAACCGAAATGGAAACCAAGTGTTTCGTGGTTCAAAAATGCAGAATCTCGTCTAAATCATCATTTGTCAGGACTTTTTGGAGTAAGTTCTTTGGCTTGGACAGGACATTTAGTTCATGTAGCTATTCCCGGATCCAGGGGACAGTACGTTAGATGGAATAATTTTTTAGACGTATTACCCCATCCTCAAGGGTTGGGACCACTTTTTACGGGTCAGTGGAATCTTTATGCCCAAAACCCTGATTCGAGTAGCCATTTATTTAGTACTTCCCAAGGAGCGGGAACTGCCATTCTAACCCTTCTCGGTGGATTCCATCCACAAACACAAAGTTTATGGCTGACCGATATTGCTCATCATCATTTAGCTATCGCAATTCTTTTCCTGATCGCAGGTCATATGTATAGAACTAACTTCGGGATTGGGCACAGTATCAAAGATCTTTTAGAAGCACATATTCCTCCAGGGGGTCGATTAGGGCGCGGACATAAAGGTCTTTATGACACAATCAATAATTCGCTTCATTTTCAATTAGGTCTTGCTTTAGCCTCCTTAGGGGTTATTACTTCCTTAGTAGCTCAACACATGTACTCTTTACCTGCTTATGCATTCATAGCACAAGACTTTACTACTCAAGCTGCGTTATATACTCATCACCAATACATTGCAGGGTTTATCATGACAGGAGCTTTTGCTCATGGAGCTATATTCTTCATTAGAGATTACAATCCGGAACAGAATGAGGATAATGTATTGGCAAGAATGTTAGACCATAAAGAAGCTATCATATCTCATTTAAGTTGGGCCAGCCTCTTTCTTGGGTTCCATACCTTGGGCCTTTATGTTCATAATGATGTCATGCTCGCTTTTGGTACTCCGGAAAAACAAATCTTGATCGAACCCATATTTGCCCAATGGATACAATCCGCTCATGGTAAGACTTCATACGGGTTCGATGTACTCTTATCTTCAACGAATGGCCCAGCATTCAACGCAGGCCGAAGCATATGGTTACCGGGCTGGTTGAATGCAGTTAATGAGAATAGTAATTCACTCTTCTTAACAATAGGTCCTGGAGACTTCTTGGTTCATCATGCTATTGCTCTAGGTTTGCATACAACTACATTGATTTTAGTAAAAGGTGCTTTAGATGCACGTGGTTCCAAGTTAATGCCAGATAAAAAGGATTTTGGTTATAGTTTTCCTTGTGACGGGCCAGGGCGCGGCGGTACTTGTGATATTTCTGCTTGGGACGCATTTTATTTGGCAGTTTTCTGGATGTTAAATACCATTGGATGGGTTACTTTTTATTGGCATTGGAAACACATCACATTATGGCAGGGTAACGTTTCACAATTTAATGAATCTTCTACCTATTTGATGGGGTGGTTAAGAGATTATCTATGGTTAAACTCTTCACAACTTATCAATGGATATAACCCTTTTGGTATGAATAGTTTATCCGTATGGGCTTGGATGTTCTTATTTGGACATCTTGTTTGGGCTACTGGATTTATGTTCTTAATTTCTTGGCGTGGATATTGGCAGGAATTGATTGAAACTTTAGCATGGGCTCATGAACGCACACCTTTGGCTAATTTGATTCGATGGAGAGATAAGCCAGTGGCTCTTTCCATTGTGCAAGCAAGATTGGTCGGATTAGCTCACTTTTCCGTAGGTTATATATTTACTTATGCAGCTTTCTTGATTGCCTCTACATCAGGAAAATTTGGTTAA
- the ycf3 gene encoding hypothetical chloroplast RF34: protein MPRSQINANFIDKTSSIVANILLRIIPTTSGEKKAFTYYRDGGMLAQSEGNYAEALQNYYEATRPEIDPYDRSYILYNIGLIHTSNGEHTRALEYYFRALERNPFLPQAFNNMAVICHYRGEQAILQGDSEIAEAWSDQAAEYWKQAIALSPGNYIEAQNWLKITRRFE from the exons ATGCCAAGATCTCAGATAAATGCAAATTTTATTGATAAGACCTCTTCAATTGTGGCCAATATCTTATTACGAATAATTCCGACAACTTCCGGAGAAAAAAAGGCATTTACCTATTACAGAGATGGTG GGATGTTGGCTCAATCCGAAGGAAATTATGCGGAAGCTTTACAAAATTATTATGAAGCTACGCGACCAGAAATTGATCCCTATGATCGAAGTTATATACTCTATAACATAGGACTTATACACACAAGCAACGGAGAGCATACAAGGGCTTTGGAATATTATTTCCGGGCACTGGAACGAAACCCATTCTTACCACAAGCTTTTAATAATATGGCCGTGATCTGTCATTAC CGGGGAGAACAGGCCATTCTACAAGGTGATTCTGAAATTGCAGAGGCTTGGTCCGATCAAGCTGCTGAGTATTGGAAACAAGCTATAGCGCTTAGTCCGGGTAATTATATTGAAGCACAAAATTGGTTGAAGATCACGAGGCGTTTTGAATAA
- the psbZ gene encoding photosystem II reaction center Z protein yields the protein MTIAFQLAVFALIATSSVLLISVPVVFASSDNWSSNKNIVFSGTSLWIGLVFLVAILNSLIS from the coding sequence ATGACTATTGCTTTCCAATTAGCTGTTTTTGCATTAATTGCGACTTCATCAGTTTTACTGATTAGTGTACCCGTTGTATTTGCTTCTTCTGACAATTGGTCAAGTAATAAAAATATTGTATTTTCTGGTACATCATTATGGATTGGATTAGTCTTTCTGGTAGCTATTCTTAATTCTCTCATATCTTAA
- the atpE gene encoding ATP synthase CF1 epsilon subunit encodes MTLNLCVLTPNRIIWDSEVKEIILSTNSGQIGVLPNHAPIATAVDIGLLRIRLNNDQWLTVALMGGFARIGNNEITILGNDAEISTDIDPQEAQQALEIAEANLSGAEGKRQAIEANLALRRARTRVEAVNVISYTS; translated from the coding sequence ATGACCTTAAATCTTTGTGTACTGACTCCTAATCGAATTATTTGGGATTCAGAAGTGAAAGAAATCATTTTATCTACTAATAGTGGTCAAATTGGCGTATTACCAAACCACGCCCCCATTGCCACGGCTGTAGATATAGGTCTTTTGAGAATACGCCTTAACAACGACCAATGGTTAACGGTGGCTCTGATGGGTGGTTTTGCTAGAATAGGTAATAATGAAATCACCATTTTAGGAAATGATGCGGAAATAAGTACTGACATTGATCCGCAAGAAGCTCAACAAGCTCTTGAAATAGCTGAAGCTAATTTGAGTGGAGCTGAGGGTAAGAGACAAGCAATTGAAGCGAATCTAGCTCTCAGACGAGCTAGGACACGAGTGGAGGCTGTCAATGTTATTTCCTATACTAGTTAA
- the ndhJ gene encoding NADH-plastoquinone oxidoreductase subunit J, with product MQQDRLSDWLVKHELVHRSLGFDCQGIEIVQIKTEDWDSIAVISYVYGYNYLRSQCAYDVAPGGFLASVYHLTRIEYDIDKPEEVCIKVFAPRNNPRIPSVFWIWRSADFQERESYDMLGILYYNHPRLKRILMPESWIGWPLRKDYIIPNFYEIQDAH from the coding sequence ATGCAACAGGATCGTTTATCTGATTGGTTAGTAAAACATGAGCTAGTTCATAGATCTTTGGGCTTCGATTGCCAAGGAATAGAAATAGTACAAATAAAAACCGAGGATTGGGATTCCATTGCTGTCATTTCATATGTATATGGTTACAATTATTTACGTTCCCAGTGTGCCTATGATGTAGCACCGGGGGGATTTTTAGCCAGTGTGTATCATCTTACGAGAATAGAGTATGATATAGATAAACCCGAAGAAGTATGCATAAAAGTATTTGCCCCTAGGAATAATCCTAGAATCCCGTCTGTTTTCTGGATTTGGAGAAGTGCTGATTTTCAAGAACGTGAATCTTATGATATGTTGGGAATCCTTTATTATAATCATCCACGCCTTAAACGTATTTTGATGCCTGAAAGTTGGATAGGTTGGCCCCTGCGTAAGGACTATATTATCCCCAATTTCTATGAAATACAAGATGCTCATTAA
- the rps14 gene encoding ribosomal protein S14, with product MARKSLIQREKKRQKLEQKYHLIRRSSKKKISKVSSLSEKWEIHVKLQSPPRNSAPTRLHRRCFLTGRPRANHRDFGISGHILREMFHTCLLPGAIRSSW from the coding sequence ATGGCAAGAAAAAGTTTGATTCAGAGGGAGAAGAAAAGGCAGAAATTGGAACAAAAATATCATTTGATTCGTCGATCCTCAAAAAAAAAAATAAGCAAAGTTTCATCATTGAGTGAAAAATGGGAAATTCATGTAAAATTGCAATCCCCACCACGTAATAGCGCACCTACACGTCTCCATCGGCGTTGTTTTTTGACTGGAAGACCTAGAGCTAACCATCGAGACTTTGGGATATCCGGACACATACTTCGGGAAATGTTTCATACATGTTTATTACCGGGCGCAATAAGATCAAGTTGGTAA
- the psaA gene encoding photosystem I P700 apoprotein A1: protein MIIRSPEPEVKIVVDRDPIKTSFEEWARPGHFSRTIAKGPDTTTWIWNLHADAHDFDSHTSDLEEISRKVFSAHFGQLSIIFLWLSGMYFHGARFSNYEAWLSDPTHIAPSAQVVWPIVGQEILNGDVGGGFRGIQITSGFFQIWRASGITNELQLYCTAIGALVFASLMLFAGWFHYHKAAPKLAWFQDVESMLNHHLAGLLGLGSLSWAGHQIHVSLPINQFLDAGVDPKEIPLPHEFILNRNLLAQLYPSFAEGATPFFTLNWSKYAEFLTFRGGLDPITGGLWLTDIVHHHLAIAILFLIAGHMYRTNWGIGHGLKDILEAHKGPFTGQGHKGLYEILTTSWHAQLSLNLAMLGSLTIVVAHHMYSMPPYPYLAIDYGTQLSLFTHHMWIGGFLIVGAAAHAAIFMVRDYDPTTRYNDLLDRVLRHRDAIISHLNWVCIFLGFHSFGLYIHNDTMSALGRPQDMFSDTAIQLQPILAQWVQNTHALAPGITAPGATASTSLTWGGGELIAVGGKVALLPIPLGTADFLVHHIHAFTIHVTVLILLKGVLFARSSRLIPDKANLGFRFPCDGPGRGGTCQVSAWDHVFLGLFWMYNSISVVIFHFSWKMQSDVWGTISDQGVVTHITGGNFAQSSITINGWLRDFLWAQASQVIQSYGSSLSAYGLFFLGAHFVWAFSLMFLFSGRGYWQELIESIVWAHNKLKVAPATQPRALSIVQGRAVGVTHYLLGGIATTWAFFLARIIAVG from the coding sequence ATGATTATTCGTTCGCCGGAACCAGAAGTTAAAATTGTTGTAGATAGGGATCCTATAAAAACCTCTTTCGAGGAATGGGCCAGACCCGGCCATTTCTCAAGAACAATAGCTAAAGGCCCCGATACTACCACTTGGATCTGGAACCTACATGCTGATGCTCACGATTTCGATAGTCATACCAGTGATTTGGAGGAGATCTCTCGAAAAGTATTTAGTGCTCATTTCGGTCAACTCTCCATTATCTTTCTTTGGTTGAGTGGGATGTACTTCCATGGCGCCCGTTTTTCAAATTATGAAGCATGGCTAAGTGATCCTACTCACATTGCACCCAGTGCCCAGGTAGTTTGGCCAATAGTGGGTCAAGAAATATTGAATGGTGATGTGGGTGGGGGTTTCCGAGGAATACAAATAACCTCCGGTTTTTTTCAAATTTGGCGAGCATCTGGAATAACTAATGAATTACAACTTTATTGTACCGCCATTGGGGCATTGGTCTTTGCATCGTTAATGCTTTTTGCCGGTTGGTTCCATTATCATAAAGCCGCCCCAAAATTGGCTTGGTTCCAAGATGTGGAATCCATGTTAAATCACCACCTAGCGGGGTTATTAGGACTTGGGTCTCTTTCTTGGGCGGGACACCAAATCCATGTATCTTTACCGATTAACCAATTTCTCGACGCTGGAGTTGATCCTAAAGAAATACCACTTCCTCATGAATTTATCTTAAATCGGAACCTTTTGGCTCAACTTTATCCTAGTTTTGCCGAGGGAGCAACCCCCTTTTTCACCTTGAATTGGTCAAAATACGCAGAATTTCTGACTTTTCGTGGAGGATTAGACCCAATAACGGGTGGTCTATGGCTGACCGATATTGTACACCATCATTTAGCTATCGCAATTCTTTTCCTGATCGCAGGTCATATGTATAGAACTAACTGGGGCATTGGTCATGGCCTTAAAGATATTTTAGAGGCTCATAAAGGTCCATTTACAGGGCAGGGCCATAAGGGACTCTATGAAATCCTAACAACATCGTGGCATGCTCAATTATCTCTTAACCTCGCTATGTTAGGTTCTTTAACCATTGTTGTAGCTCACCATATGTATTCCATGCCTCCCTATCCATACCTAGCTATTGACTATGGTACACAACTTTCGTTGTTCACCCATCACATGTGGATCGGTGGGTTTCTTATAGTTGGTGCTGCTGCACATGCAGCAATTTTTATGGTAAGAGATTACGATCCAACTACTCGATACAACGATCTATTAGATCGTGTCCTTAGACACCGCGATGCAATCATATCACATCTTAACTGGGTATGTATATTTTTAGGTTTTCACAGTTTTGGCTTGTATATTCATAATGATACCATGAGTGCTTTAGGACGTCCCCAAGATATGTTTTCAGATACCGCTATACAATTACAACCCATCCTTGCTCAATGGGTACAAAACACCCATGCTTTAGCACCTGGCATAACAGCTCCTGGTGCAACAGCAAGTACCAGCTTAACTTGGGGAGGTGGTGAGTTGATAGCAGTAGGCGGCAAAGTTGCTTTGTTACCTATTCCATTAGGAACCGCAGACTTTTTAGTCCATCATATTCATGCATTTACGATCCACGTAACTGTATTGATACTACTGAAGGGTGTTCTATTTGCTCGCAGTTCCCGTTTGATCCCTGATAAAGCAAATCTTGGTTTTCGTTTCCCTTGTGATGGACCTGGAAGAGGGGGGACATGTCAAGTATCCGCCTGGGATCATGTCTTCTTAGGTCTATTCTGGATGTACAATTCCATTTCGGTAGTTATTTTCCATTTCAGTTGGAAAATGCAGTCGGATGTTTGGGGTACTATAAGTGATCAAGGAGTAGTAACTCATATTACAGGAGGAAACTTTGCGCAGAGTTCCATTACTATTAATGGGTGGCTCCGAGATTTCTTATGGGCACAGGCATCTCAGGTAATTCAGTCTTATGGTTCTTCATTATCTGCATATGGTCTTTTTTTCTTGGGTGCTCATTTTGTATGGGCTTTCAGTTTAATGTTTCTATTCAGCGGCCGTGGTTATTGGCAAGAACTCATTGAATCCATCGTTTGGGCTCATAACAAATTAAAAGTTGCTCCTGCTACTCAGCCTAGAGCCTTGAGCATTGTACAAGGACGTGCTGTAGGAGTAACCCATTACCTTCTGGGTGGAATTGCCACAACATGGGCATTCTTCTTAGCAAGAATTATTGCAGTAGGATAA
- the ndhC gene encoding NADH-plastoquinone oxidoreductase subunit 3 produces MFLLHEYDIFWAFLIISSIIPILAFVISGVLAPVREGPEKLSSYESGIEPIGDAWLQFRIRYYMFALVFVVFDVETVFLYPWAMSFDVLGVSVFIEAFIFVLILIIGSVYAWRKGALEWS; encoded by the coding sequence ATGTTTCTGCTTCACGAATATGATATTTTCTGGGCATTTCTGATAATATCAAGCATTATTCCTATCTTGGCATTTGTAATTTCCGGAGTTTTAGCCCCGGTTAGGGAAGGACCGGAGAAACTATCTAGTTATGAATCGGGTATAGAACCCATAGGGGATGCTTGGTTACAATTCCGAATCCGCTATTACATGTTTGCTCTAGTTTTTGTTGTTTTTGATGTTGAAACGGTATTTCTTTATCCATGGGCAATGAGTTTCGATGTATTGGGTGTATCCGTATTTATTGAAGCTTTTATTTTCGTGCTTATCTTAATTATTGGTTCAGTTTATGCATGGCGAAAAGGAGCATTGGAATGGTCTTAA